AATGTCTACCAACCTTGTTAGAGGAACCAGCAACTCAATTACAATCACTCCAGGATGGACAGGTAGTGCATTCAACGAAGCCTACAGAGTGTGGATTGACTTCAACCAAGACGGTGACTTTGCCGATTCAGGCGAACAAGTAGTTAATGTAACCAAAACTAAAACCACACCAATAGCAAGAAGTTTCACTGTACCAACATCGGCGCTATTAGGTGCTACTAGAATGCGTGTTTCAATGAAATACAATGCTTCTCCTTCGTATTGTGAGGCATTCTCTTATGGTGAGGTAGAAGATTATACTGTTGTCATCACTTCTACCGCAAGAATCGACGATAACGGTAAATTCTCGTTCAATTTATATCCTAACCCAGTTAAAGGCGATATCTTAAACATAGGCAACCTAGAAGGTGCAGCTACCTATAGAATCTTTAACATGATAGGACAAGAATTAGGAAACGGAAAACTAGAAAACAACAACGTTTCAGTGGGCAATTTAAAAGCAGGTGCTTACTTAATTGAAATCACCACTAACAATCAAACAGCCACAAAACGTTTCATAAAAGAATAACCCAAAAGAATTATTCATTCTTAAAAACCACTCTCTAAAAGGAGTGGTTTTTTGTTTTGATTTCATTTTCACAAATAGTCATGGTGTTTTTGCTCAAAATCAACAACGCACTTTTAATCCATTGGATAAAGTAATTGAACTGTGTGAAAGATTAGTTCAAGCTGAGAAAGATAAAGTACCTTTTCTAAAAAAACTGCTAAAAGATAAAATAATTTGAAAATAAGAGTAATTATAGCCCAAATTCAGGAGACTTTGAGCATAGGATAGTTTAATATAGACTGGAGCAGTCTTTTACTTCTATTTTATTAATTCAGCATTTATAATCAACCCTTTTTCTTTATCAATAGTAACTTCAATGCCATTCAAATTATAAGCCATTAGTTCATCATTTTTATTAATATATATATTTGTAAAATAATTTTTATCATGAAGTTTAGTTACTTCAGATATTATCCATATTAGATTGCCCTGAAAATCAAAACAATAAATATTTCTATCGCTTTCTAAATCTGTTGAGGAAAGTAATAAAATAATTATATCATCAACTATTAAGAATTTTTCTATAATAGATGGAGCATTAATTAATAGAAAATCATCAATAAAAAAATGACTTTGTTGTATGTAAAAGTTGTGATTATTCATTTTACTTTTTTAATGGGATTGATTTTCCATAAGATACGTTTCCTCCATTTAATACTTCAATTTGAAAACCTCCACCATTAGTTCCAAACGCTTCAACTCCTGCAGCCTCCCCAACTCTAACAGTTGAATTAACTTGAATTGTAGCTTCCGTAGCTTGAACTGGTTCGTATTTTAATGAAAATTTATCTTTTAATTGTGCCGGAGATAGTCCCTTTATCTCTTCCATAGTTGTAAACCAAGCACCTTTAACATTATCTGGACCCGATAATCTTACTACATTTATTTCTTTTACCAATTGAACCTCCCCTAATGTGACATTAGGTTTGTAAGGAGCTTCAAGTTTAGGATTAGCACTTGTGAATTCTTTATTTACATCATTTGATTGAACTAATTTAACTTTATCTACATTTTTAGCAGAACTAACTTTATTAACTATTTTACCAATCGTAAATGAAGCTCCTTCAGCAAGTAATCCATAAATAACAATTTTACTTGCTTCTCCAGCATTATCATATCTTCTCCGTGCTTCAACGAAATTTCCTTTTTTTGCTGCGTCATGCCCTCTTTCAGTTTCATTAATTGATCTCAACAAAGATCCTCCAATAATCATTCTCGATAATGTACCTTTTGTCACGAAAACATCAACAAAAACAAATGCAGTTAAAGCAATATATTTTTTAGATCTTGTGTTATATTCTTTTAATTGTTTTTCATTTAGAGTTTTAATTTTATCTGCTTCGTGATTATGACCCCAAATCTCTACATCAGACTCTAATCCTTCAAGTTCAATAGCGTCCGTAACTCTATTTTCACTAAAAGCATATGGAGAATTCCAAGGATAAGATTTTTCAATTGGATCAGTTGCAAAAAATCTCCCCACTCTCGGATCGTGCATTCTAAAAGTATAATTCAACGAATTCCCTTCACCTTTGACTTCATCGTCTTTTTCCTGTCCTTGGAAGCCGTAGCGGTAGTCGCTATTGGAGCCGTGGCGGTTTGGTACGAGAGACCCGAAAGGATAGTAATCCTATCTTTTTAAAAGCCAGTATTTATAAGAACTTCAACCTTTTTTTGGACTAAGATTTTTTACCAAAATTAGTCATTTTTATCACTTATTGTGCACAGAAATAAAATGATTTCTGCTATTTTTTCAATCGTATCCATTGAGTTTCTTTTTCAAAAGCAACTTTAATTGAGTCACGATTAAAGCTAATTACTTTGACATTTTCTTTTTGCTCGTTTAGACTTAGCTTTAAAAATTTACCTGCAACACTCAAAAGTATGGTTTCTTTCTTTTTTTCTTCAGACAAAATATGACCATAATAAATAATCTTTGGGAAAGGCCTTTTCACTTTAGAAACAGGTTCTTTTTTAATATTTACTTTAGTTGAACTATTTCTTTGATGAGTAATAATGGGATTTGGGTTCCTGTAATTTAGCACCAAAAAAGGATCACGTTCGAGTGGTTTTAATTCAAAAGTATCCTTACTACTATTTGTTAATTTACCACTAAAGTTTTTAGTTGATTGAAAGACCTCTATTTCTGGTGCAAAGAAAAAATGGCGCACGTATCTATAAATAACAGTTCCCCACAATCCGAGGACTATTACCAATAATGCTATATTTATTTTTTTCTTTGACAATGGTTTCTAGTTTATAGTAAACTTAAATGGCGAACTTGTTGCGCCTGTATTCCCTGCCGTATCTTTTGCTTTTACTCTCCAATAATATTCGCCAGCAGTAGTAAAAGTTTGTTGAAAGCTCAAACTGTTCGTTGTAGCGGTTTGTAGTATACTAGCAAAAGTAATGTCATTTGAAAATTCAATTGTATAGGAAATGGTAGACTGTATTGTTCCCACATCGGCTGGGATAGTCCATGTAAATGTAATTGGTTGGTTTACAACTTGAGTACTATTATTAGTTGGATTTTGATTAATAGGAACGTTAGGAATTGTTCTGTCAACTAGAAATTTTCTAGATGAAAATGCAGATTGACTCGTACTATTAACTGCTTTTACTTTCCATCTGTATTCAGCATCACTTGTTAATAATGTGTTGGGTAAAGTTAGCGAAGTGGCTGTTAAATCAGTTTGTTGACTCACTATTGATTCACCGTTAGTAACATTGATTAATTCGAAAGTGTACGTATCAGCAACATTGACATTTTGCCAGTTTAAAATTATGGATGAACTATTTGTATACAGATTGTCTGATGGATTTAAGAGAATTACTTGTTGATTTGTTAAATCATCTGTTTCGATAACAGAAAAGTTATAGTTGAAAGTATAATTTGATTGATAGGCTGAATTTTCACCTCTAACACGCCATTGGTATGCTCCTTGCTCTAATGGATAACTTAAATTTCTTTGCGTCACTAAGGAATCAACAATCAGAGAAGCTCCAACACTATATACTTGTACTCTATACTGATCAGCTCCATCTAATTCAGACCATTGAAAATTTACCACATTACTGACTATTTCCTGATTGTTTTGAGGTGATATTATTTGCACCGTATCATTTGAGATATCCTCTTCAAGAATATCATCACACGATACCATCGAGAAAATACTCAAAAAAAGTAAAAAATTAATTAGTGTTTTCATAATTTTGGAATATAAGGTTTAAATGAAGTATTTCTTTTTTATTGTTTTTGTTCTCAGTATAAAATTTAGTACTTACGATTTTAGAATATTCAAACTTCTTTTCAAATTCATAAGTTAATTCTAAAAGATTATTATAATTACCCGTTAAATCAATCTGGTAAGTATAAACTAAATAATCGTTTTGTCTACTTTCATGTATGGTTTGTATGCTGTTTATTTCTAATTTTTTTCCATTCTTAACTGAAAAATCAATTATTTTTTGTTGAATGTTTTCTTTTTCAACGCCTATTTTCCCTATTAATTTATCCAAATCTTTAACATCTTTTTGTAGTACATATATATTAGAGGACTGACTGTTCATAGTTGATTTTTTTTCTGTCAGCATACTGTTTTCTTTATACAAATCAATCAAATTACTAAAAGACCTACGATAGGATGCAACTGAGAGCATCAGGAAAAGTATTCCTAAAAATTTTACTTTAGTCTTAAAGGTGTATTGATTAAACATCAGCAATAGTGATTTTTAATTCAAAAAAAGTATCGTTTTTTCTATCTTTTTTAATTGAGATTATTTCCAGTTTGCTAACCCACTTTTCATTTTTAAGAACATCTATCCATGAATTAAACGAAACTTCATCAATTGTTTGGCCTTTTATAATAATGGTTTTGAAGTCAAACTCTGGTTTATCGGTTTTCTTTATTTCTTTCTTAAGTGGTGCAAATTCAATAGTTGAAAACTTAATATCCGAAGGAGTTAAACGAGCTATTTGGTAATTATAGTAACTGATGAAATTTTTGGAAGAAGCTCCTATTTCATTTAAAATTTTAAATTTACTTTCTTTTTCATTTTCTAGGTCTGAAATTAATTTATAAGACTTAGTTGCATAGTTTATTTCTAGGGTTAATGATGCATTTTTACCTATAAAATATTGAATGGAAAAGTAGCTTACTAATAACAAACAAAAAAAACTCACAACCATTGTAATGCCTAAAATTTCAAATGCTTTTTTATATATAATTTCATCTTTTTCATTGCTTTTATAAGTGCTTTTAGCTATTGCCTCCTCTTGAACATAAAAATTAATCGCAGCACTGTACAGAGGTAAGTGGAAATTTGAAATTGATTTTTCGTCAACTGAGTAGAAAAGAGGTTCATAATTTTCATCCTTTTTTATGATGTTAACTAGATTGTTTTCTTCAAAATAAAATATATTTTCATTTGCAGTAATTTTACTTTTATCTACAAAATCATGTGCTAAAACAGTAACAATGGCACCAACATAAAAATCGATAATTTGGAAACTATTTTGTTGCATCATATCATAATATTCCTCTAAGACATGATTTCTACAAAAACTCAAAAATTGGTTTTCAGAAGTACTATAACTGGTAAAATGGATGTTGCTATAATCTAGATTTTTTATCCATTCAACATCCTTTTCGTCTTTTAAATCAATCTTCTTGTTAACTACACCTTTACCATCAATCAGTAAAAGTATTGGAATTTTACTATCTAACTTATTTTTTAAAAACTCAAAATCATCATACTTTGTTGCTTCAAGAATTTCAATACTGTTTTTTTTCTTTCTTATTTTTAAAACATAAAACCTTATGCTGATGTCATCTTTAAAAATTCCGACAGCTTGTAACGTATTAAATTTGACTATTTTATTAAATATAAATTCCATTAATAAACAACGGTAGGTTTAATAAAAATATGAAGTTTTGATGTGCTCTTAGATTTTTTCTTGCTACTAAAAAACCATTTCAATATTGGGATTCTTGCCAGTAATGGAACACCCGTCCCAGAATTTTCTCGTTGCAATTCATCTAATCCACCTAGTAAAACCATTTCACTGTTTTTAACCCTTACTAAGGATTCAAATTTTTGGGTTGCTTTTCCTGGAGGAGCTGTTGCACCGGCACGAGCTAAAAATGAACTTTTTTCAACAATTATGTTCAAAGTCACATTCTCATCTGTAGAAACATAAGGCTTGATAGATACACTCAAATTGGCATCGGTAGATTTCCACGAACCAGATTGAAGCACATTGTTATTTATACCGCTATTTATAAGCTGATTTGTTTGCTCAAAATAGTAACTTGTCTCTCCAATTGCAAGTTTGGCTTCATGACCACTGATGGTAGCAATCTTTGGCGTCGACTCTATTTTAATTATTGAGTTGTTCTCTAATGCCTGTAAGTTTAAATAAAAAGCCTCAGTTACTTTCCCAAGCTTTATAAACCCTAATCCGTTGAAGGCATCAATTAAACTATTCACTGATGAAGAATTTAAATTAACATCTGTAGTTGGAAATAATACTCCGCCTGTCTGACTCTTTGTATTTTTGTCTATTCCGGCTTTAATTCCTGTTTGAATGTCGTATGATTTATTATATTGAACAATAATAACTTCTATTTGAACTAAAGGAACCACCTTATCTATTTGCTTTATATAAACTCGTAACTCATCAACTATTGATTTTGCTCCTGAAACTATCAATCCATTTAATTCAACAAATTCTTTAATTTCAAGTTTTTCAGAAAAAACACGCGGCAAGGAGGTTAACACTGATTCAATAGATCTATTTTCTAATTGAATTATTTCCGTGGCTCTCAATCCTTCTGTAGCTTGCTCTCCTATCAAATAATAATTATTTTGTTTTTTGAAAGTATATTTTTTCCCTTTAAAAATATTCTCTAAAAGTTCATCAAAAGTTAAATTATCCGCTAGTAGTGAAGTTTTCTCGTTTTCAGGCTTGTTGTAGAAAAAATAATTAAGCTTTAATTTATTGGCTGCCTCTTCAATCAATTCGGTAGCATCAGCTGCATTTGCTCGAACGCTAACCGTGCCAAATTTATCTAAATCTACTTGATAGAAACCAGGTGCATCAACGGCTACTCTTTGAGCTTTGGTTTTTACTTTATCAGTTATCGTATTGTTTGCGCTTGGTATGTTTTTTTCTAGAACATAAAACCCATTTTCATCTTTTGTTGAGGATAAGTTGTTGGATTTAGCCATCATCTCTAAGACTTGGTCAAACGGTCTGTTAATAATATAGGAAGAGACTAATTGGGTTTTTATATCGGGAGCCATGATGATATTCTTCCCTGATTTGTCAATAATTGCCTTGACTACATTTGGTAAAGAATCATTTTCTAGTCTGATAGATAAAAAATCATTCAAATTATTGTATGTTACATCAATATTTTTTGGTTGCTTTTTTTCGATAATTTTTATTTCTTTTCTTTTCTTGAAAGTAATGATGTTATTGATAAAATCAACTTCTAAATCATATTTTTGAATCAAAAAGACAAATACATCCTTAACGGTTACATCAAAAAAATTATTTACAACCACCTGATTTAAATCATTGTCCACACTCACATTTAGTTTATGTTCTTGAGCAACTGAAGTAATAAAATCATAAAGCGTTAACCCGGAAACTTCCGCTTTCATAATTTCATTTAATCCTTTTTTTTGCTTGGCTAATTCTTCAAATCTTTTATTTAATTCCGTGTAATCTGTCTGACTATAGGAAAAACACACTACCAATAAAGCAAGAATATTATAGAGATTTTTTTTTGTCATTATTAATCATTTATTAGTATTGAGTAAATTTCATCCAATGAAGTCTCGCCTTTAGACAACATGCTGAAGGCTTTTTCAGGTAGTGTTTCAAAATTAGTTTTATCATCTAAAATTAGTGACATTTCATTGTTTTTAATGTGATTAGCAGCCTTAAAATCAATATTCAACACTTCATAAATTGCTTTTCTACCCGCATATCCTGTATGATAGCACTTATTACAGCCACTAGGTTTGAAAAGTTTGTCAGGAGTATATGGTATTTTAAAACTCTTTGGAAAATCATCAGCTATAAATCTTATCTCTTCTTTGCAATCAACACAAAGTTTTCTAACTAATCTTTGTGCAACAGATACATTCAAGGTCTCAGCGATTAAATAGGAAGGAACGCCCATATCAATAAGTCGGGCTATTGTTCCTATAGCAGAATTTGTATGGATGGTAGATAAGACCAAGTGACCTGTTAGTGAAGCTCTAATGGCCATCATAGCCGTTTCAGAATCTCTAATCTCTCCCAACATGATAATATCTGGATCTTGGCGTAAAAATGATTTCAAAGCAGAAGCAAAAGTCAGCCCAATATCTTCTTTTAATTGAACTTGATTTATTCCTTTTAAGGTATACTCAATAGGATCTTCAACAGTCACTATATTTCTAATAGAATCATTTAGTAATTTCAAAGTAGCATACAAAGTTGTTGTTTTACCCGAACCTGTTGGACCGCTTATTAATATAATTCCATTAGGTTTTTTTACAGCCTCCAGATAATATTTGAATTCATCACCTTCCAATCCTAATGTTTCTAAATCAATTTTTGAAGCATCATTCCCTAACAGACGTAAAACTATTTTTTCTCCAAATAATGTTGGCAATATGGAAACTCTAATGTCAAAGGAATTGTTTGTTATCCTTCCATCTTGAGGCAGCCTTTTTTCAGTTATATTGAGTTTTGATTTTATCTTAATTTTATTAACTAACTCCAAATAAACTTCCTTTTCTATCTTATATCGTTCAATCAATTGACCATCAATTCGAAATCGTATTCTTGCTTCTTGCTCATACACCTCAAAATGGATGTCACTGCTTTTTAGCGATTTAGCTTCATAAAGCAAATTCTCCAAAAAATCCGCTTTGTCAATACTTAAAGATTGAGTACTGTTGCCTCTATCTTTTCGGTAGTATTTAGACAATGCTTTTTCAATCTTTTCAGTAGAGGAAGTTGCAAAAAGAACATTTTTACCCAGTAATAATTCTAATTCTTCTTGGGAACTAGCCGAGTTAAAATTAGTGTCTACATAAAAAGTAACTTTATTTTCTATTACTTCTTTAGGCACTATTTTATAGTGATTTGCCAAATCATTACTGATAACGTGAATGATATCTTGATGTATAGTTATTTCCTCCATAGTGCTAAATTATTGTCATTTTTTGAAAAGGAAGAAATAGATCATTAACCATAATAGCTATCAACAAAATAGAAGAAAACCCAGCTAAAGGAACCGTTTTTTCAGCCATTACTTTTCGTAATACTAATTGCATTATAATAGAAAAAAGCATTGAGAATATAAAAAAAAGTAAGTAATTAAAAGTGAAGAACAAAGGAGTTATAGCGACATAAAACAAGAAGTCACCCAATCCAAAATAATTTGCAAAGGGGTTTAGAAATTTTTTGTTTTTTAAAGACATGTATACCACCAAAGAACTAATGACGATAATTAAGAAAAATAGATTTGTCAGTATAATTTTTGTTGACAAGTCAATCTTGTTTTTAGCAACAATAAGAGAAAACACAAAAATCATAATCGGTAAAACTACATGAATTTTCCGTTGCTTTAAATCTTGGTAAACGATAGCGATGAGTAGTAGCAAAATTGCTGATAGTATAATATAATTCA
The window above is part of the Flavobacterium sp. PMTSA4 genome. Proteins encoded here:
- a CDS encoding type II secretion system protein GspD, with the translated sequence MTKKNLYNILALLVVCFSYSQTDYTELNKRFEELAKQKKGLNEIMKAEVSGLTLYDFITSVAQEHKLNVSVDNDLNQVVVNNFFDVTVKDVFVFLIQKYDLEVDFINNIITFKKRKEIKIIEKKQPKNIDVTYNNLNDFLSIRLENDSLPNVVKAIIDKSGKNIIMAPDIKTQLVSSYIINRPFDQVLEMMAKSNNLSSTKDENGFYVLEKNIPSANNTITDKVKTKAQRVAVDAPGFYQVDLDKFGTVSVRANAADATELIEEAANKLKLNYFFYNKPENEKTSLLADNLTFDELLENIFKGKKYTFKKQNNYYLIGEQATEGLRATEIIQLENRSIESVLTSLPRVFSEKLEIKEFVELNGLIVSGAKSIVDELRVYIKQIDKVVPLVQIEVIIVQYNKSYDIQTGIKAGIDKNTKSQTGGVLFPTTDVNLNSSSVNSLIDAFNGLGFIKLGKVTEAFYLNLQALENNSIIKIESTPKIATISGHEAKLAIGETSYYFEQTNQLINSGINNNVLQSGSWKSTDANLSVSIKPYVSTDENVTLNIIVEKSSFLARAGATAPPGKATQKFESLVRVKNSEMVLLGGLDELQRENSGTGVPLLARIPILKWFFSSKKKSKSTSKLHIFIKPTVVY
- a CDS encoding GspE/PulE family protein — translated: MEEITIHQDIIHVISNDLANHYKIVPKEVIENKVTFYVDTNFNSASSQEELELLLGKNVLFATSSTEKIEKALSKYYRKDRGNSTQSLSIDKADFLENLLYEAKSLKSSDIHFEVYEQEARIRFRIDGQLIERYKIEKEVYLELVNKIKIKSKLNITEKRLPQDGRITNNSFDIRVSILPTLFGEKIVLRLLGNDASKIDLETLGLEGDEFKYYLEAVKKPNGIILISGPTGSGKTTTLYATLKLLNDSIRNIVTVEDPIEYTLKGINQVQLKEDIGLTFASALKSFLRQDPDIIMLGEIRDSETAMMAIRASLTGHLVLSTIHTNSAIGTIARLIDMGVPSYLIAETLNVSVAQRLVRKLCVDCKEEIRFIADDFPKSFKIPYTPDKLFKPSGCNKCYHTGYAGRKAIYEVLNIDFKAANHIKNNEMSLILDDKTNFETLPEKAFSMLSKGETSLDEIYSILIND
- a CDS encoding prepilin peptidase, giving the protein MNYIILSAILLLLIAIVYQDLKQRKIHVVLPIMIFVFSLIVAKNKIDLSTKIILTNLFFLIIVISSLVVYMSLKNKKFLNPFANYFGLGDFLFYVAITPLFFTFNYLLFFIFSMLFSIIMQLVLRKVMAEKTVPLAGFSSILLIAIMVNDLFLPFQKMTII